CATTATGAATGGAGAAAAAGCATTTAAGAAATTTTTTAAAGGGGAAAGCGGCTTTCCTAAATTTAAGAAAAAGAAAAATCAAGATGTTAAAGCTTACTTTCCAAAGAACAATAAAACAGATTGGACTATTGAAAGACATAGGGTTAAAGTACCAACTTTAGGCTGGATTAGATTAAAAGAATTTGGATACATTCCAGTTAACTCCATAGTTAAAAGTGGTACAGTAAGCCAAAAAGCAGATAGATATTTTGTTTCAATTTTAGTTGAAGAAGCTATTAAAGTAGATAATAAACCTTATTCAGAAGGAA
The DNA window shown above is from Haloimpatiens massiliensis and carries:
- a CDS encoding RNA-guided endonuclease InsQ/TnpB family protein → MKKLKKAYKIEIKPTEEQITKIHQTIGVSRFIYNFYIAHNKEVYEKEKKFISGMDFSKWINNKYIPNHPDKAWIKEVSSKATKQAIMNGEKAFKKFFKGESGFPKFKKKKNQDVKAYFPKNNKTDWTIERHRVKVPTLGWIRLKEFGYIPVNSIVKSGTVSQKADRYFVSILVEEAIKVDNKPYSEG